CACGGGGGCTCCGGTGACGGCCGCGGCGGGGACGGCCACGGCGGCGGGCGCCTGCGCCTGGTGCTCGCCACCGCCAATCCCGACAAGGCCGCAGAGATCGTGGCCATCGTGGCCGCCGCCGCCGCCGACCGTGTCGAGCTGGTGGCCCGGCCGGGCACCGTGGTCGAGGTCGAGGAGACCGGGGACACCCTCGAGGAGAACGCCCGCCTGAAGGCGTACGCGCTCCTCGAGGCGACAGGCCTGCCAGCAGTCGCCGACGACACCGGGCTCGAGGTCGACGCCCTCGACGGCGCCCCGGGCGTGTACTCGTCGCGTTTCGCCGGTGAGCACGCCTCCTACGACGACAACGTGGCCAAGCTCCTGGCCGACCTCGAGGCCGCCGGGGCGCACGGCCCCGAGGCGCGCCGGGCCCGGTTCCGCACCGTGGCCATGGCCTGCTTCCCCGGCGGGCGGGAGGTGGTGGCGAACGGCGTGGTCGAGGGCTCCATCGCCGAGGCCCGGCGGGGGGGCGAGGGCTTCGGCTACGACCCGGTGTTCGTGCCCGACGGTGGGGACGGGCGCACCTTCGCCGAAATGACCGCCCCGGAGAAGAACGCCCGATCGCACCGGGCCCGGGCGTTCCGGGCCCTGGCGGTGGGGCTGGTCTCGGCCTGATCGTGGCCCTCGGCCGCGTGGGCGTGCTCTCGGACTGAGCGCGGCCGCGCCTTTCGAGGGCCTGGAATCTCGGAGGGCGCCATCAATCGGCATCCGCGGGGAATTCCTGTAGCGATTCCGCCAAAAAAGTGCCTCCGCGCGCCCAAAGTGGGACTTTGGTCCCTCACTTCTGACTCTCCGCAGTCTTACGGTGACTAGTAGTGAGAGTCATCAGCCCCCGGGTGACACGTGGGGAAGAGGGCCCGAAATGCGAACGCAGAGAATGATTTCGAGAGCACTATTGGTGGGGGGAACGCTCGTGGCTGCCGGCGTCCTGACGCTCGGCTACGCCACGAGCTCGTTCGCCAGCAGCCCGCGGTGCGAGAGCACCCAGCTGACGGTGGTGAA
The Acidimicrobiales bacterium genome window above contains:
- the rdgB gene encoding RdgB/HAM1 family non-canonical purine NTP pyrophosphatase: MTAMAPGGNGQGHDHGRGHGGSGDGRGGDGHGGGRLRLVLATANPDKAAEIVAIVAAAAADRVELVARPGTVVEVEETGDTLEENARLKAYALLEATGLPAVADDTGLEVDALDGAPGVYSSRFAGEHASYDDNVAKLLADLEAAGAHGPEARRARFRTVAMACFPGGREVVANGVVEGSIAEARRGGEGFGYDPVFVPDGGDGRTFAEMTAPEKNARSHRARAFRALAVGLVSA